CGATAATTGCCAGATCTGCTCCAATGCGCTTGGCGTAAGCTCTTGCCCGTTCAGTTCCGCCGGCATCCGGAGAAACAACTACAGCCTGGTCACCGAATTGTTGAAGGTAGGTTAGTAGAACTTCTGCTGCAAAAAGATTGTCCACCGGGATATTAAAAAATCCCTGGATTTGGCCTGAGTGCAGGTCAATGGTCAGCAGTCTGTTGACTCCGGAAATATTTATAAAATCAGCAACCATCTTGGCGCTGATGGGCACTCTCGGTACAACCTTTCTATCCTGGCGGGCATACCCATAATAAGGGACAACTGCTGTAACTCTTCCTACACTGGCTCTTTTGAGAGCATCCAGCATGAGAAACAGTTCCATGAGGTTATGGTTTACCGGGGCGCAGGTTGGTTGAACAACAAAAACATCGTCGCCGCGAACATTATCGCCTATTTCTATCCGGCTTTCACCGTCACTGAAGGTACAGACAAGAGTTGGGCTGACAGTCATACCGAGGTGTTCGCAGATTCCCCTGGCTAACTGGGGATTGGCATTGCCTGTGATAATTTTCAGTTCTCCGTGCCCGGGCATGGAATAAAACCTCGATTTTTTGGCTGGGGCGGAAGGATTCGAACCCTCGAATGACGGGACCAAAACCCGTTGCCTTACCGCTTGGCTACGCCCCAGCATAGAAAAAAATTAAAAGTTATAAAAATAAAATGGTATTGATTGAGTCTTAAGTTCAGTACATGACTCAAAAACTTGATCTTGGTGCCGGAACAGAGCCAGAAGGCTGGAGCCTGAACCGCTCATTACGCAGGCTGAGGCACCATTTTTCAGCATCATTGTTTTAATTTTGGCCAGTTCAGGATAAAATCTGAATATCACGCTCTCAAAATTGTTGCTTAAGACCAGCTGTTCCTCAAGAGGGGAACCTTTATCTTTTGAAGGCCTGCTTGTCAAGCCAATAGTTTGATCATCAGAAATATTTTTCTTCAACAAGTCCCATTGCCCATAAGCCCAACCGGTATCAATATGGATTCCGGGACAGATTAAAAGCATTTTCAAGCCGGTCAAGTCAACCTTGACAGGGGACAATCTTTCCCCCATTCCTGTAACCTGGGCAGGCACATTGGCCAGAAAAAAAGGAACATCTCCTCCTATTTCAGAAGCCAGGTCAGTAAGTCTGGCTCTTGATAAGCGACGACCCTTAGCAAGGCGATTGA
This genomic window from Desulfonatronovibrio magnus contains:
- a CDS encoding ribose-phosphate diphosphokinase, which codes for MPGHGELKIITGNANPQLARGICEHLGMTVSPTLVCTFSDGESRIEIGDNVRGDDVFVVQPTCAPVNHNLMELFLMLDALKRASVGRVTAVVPYYGYARQDRKVVPRVPISAKMVADFINISGVNRLLTIDLHSGQIQGFFNIPVDNLFAAEVLLTYLQQFGDQAVVVSPDAGGTERARAYAKRIGADLAIIDKRRDTPNKSQAMRVIGDVQGKVAVVLDDMIDTGGTMVEAAKVLSEKGANRVVACATHPVLSGPAVERMEKSSFAEIVVTDTIPLSERARACSKFKVISVASLLAKAIHNIHTESSVSVLFSH
- the ispE gene encoding 4-(cytidine 5'-diphospho)-2-C-methyl-D-erythritol kinase; its protein translation is MSNQFHLKSGCKINLNLKILDARPDGYHDIDSIFYPLEHPADHIDVIVTRNNSLSMKCCPPELENNQNIVFRAYEKFALATGFRPGMKVYLQKQVPVGAGLGGGSANAAVMLKLLNRLAKGRRLSRARLTDLASEIGGDVPFFLANVPAQVTGMGERLSPVKVDLTGLKMLLICPGIHIDTGWAYGQWDLLKKNISDDQTIGLTSRPSKDKGSPLEEQLVLSNNFESVIFRFYPELAKIKTMMLKNGASACVMSGSGSSLLALFRHQDQVFESCTELKTQSIPFYFYNF